The Falco peregrinus isolate bFalPer1 chromosome 1, bFalPer1.pri, whole genome shotgun sequence genome has a window encoding:
- the LOC129784369 gene encoding uncharacterized protein LOC129784369, producing MNPRPDARLSGKRSARSRDRARFPQRRGSMASAQVSAGVAATAGVGCGLEGAAGTLRPTWGGRRKRTRRCRPRPQPPPERLPRGTGSSRRASAGWQGQRSPAGPPCPGERAAPGRPPPGGGSLRRGAGSPAPCLGARGVTRRGRERGPVRDRLRDPCATQASRFPEADSPDTALVSVCAHFQLSISFQLQGPSSHTSWLRSHLFTQSPPVCVERLQNTSTYWEAMEFNPRLFTHGPQQSLQTPLHFFCWRRL from the exons ATGAACCCTCGCCCTGATGCAAGGCTGTCCGGGAAGCGCTCTGCCCGGAGCCGGGACCGGGCTCGTTTTCCCCAGCGAAGAGGATCGATGGCCTCCGCCCAGGTCTCCGCCGGGGTGGCGGCTACCGCGGGGGTAGGCTGCGGGCTGGAAGGCGCCGCCGGGACCCTCCGGCCCACGTGGGGCGGAAGGCGGAAACGCACCCGGCGgtgccggccccggccccagcccccccccgaGCGCCTGCCCCGGGGCACCGGCTCCTCACGCCGCGCCTCGGCCGGCTGGCAGGGACAGCGCTCCCCGGCCGGGCCGCCCTGCCCCGGGGAGCGGGCAGCTCCGGGGCGCCCCCCGCCGGGCGGGGGCAGCctgcggcggggagcgggcagCCCGGCGCCCTGCCTGGGGGCGCGGGGGGTCACCCGCCGGGGACGGGAGAGGGGCCCCGTACGGGACAGGCTGAG AGATCCATGTGCTACTCAGGCATCAAGGTTTCCTGAGGCTGACAGCCCAGACACAGCCCtggtttcagtttgtgcccacttCCAGCTTTCCATCTCATTTCAG CTACAAGGTCCTAGCAGTCACACCAGCTGGCTCAGGTCCCACCTGTTCACGCAGTCTCCTCCTGTCTGTGTAGAAAGACTCCAGAACACCTCAACCTATTGGGAGGCAATGGAATTCAATCCCAGGCTCTTTACTCATGGACCTCAGCAGTCCCTGCAGACGCCcttgcatttcttctgctgGAGGAGGTTGTGA